Proteins encoded together in one Lathyrus oleraceus cultivar Zhongwan6 chromosome 5, CAAS_Psat_ZW6_1.0, whole genome shotgun sequence window:
- the LOC127087965 gene encoding heat stress transcription factor A-5 — protein MGDSTMESGAGSSGGLTKFLVKTYQLVDDPSTDDIISWSPNNNSFIIKDTIDFAKNFLKNYFKHENFSSFVRQLNTYGFHKINPDKWEFANEYFRKDQYYLLSNIRRKKTVHRHSRGEVERSAFEKEIEKLSNEKASIELDISNFKQKMPTKKLHVENLMQSLEALEKRHNNLKNSFEMILQNPTLVEKMNNKIEFIFSLRFSNKRPFPDVAENAFVEIDSYNGALKVGNSMTDNDSNLGLMEVGNDFTDIDTNYEFLNFEDIFDENGNNFESMEEGENAHRKVMERNANNNNF, from the exons ATGGGGGATTCGACGATGGAATCAGGTGCTGGTAGTAGTGGTGGTCTGACAAAGTTCCTGGTAAAAACTTATCAGTTGGTTGATGATCCATCTACTGATGATATAATATCATGGAGTCCAAACAACAACAGTTTCATTATTAAGGACACTATTGACTTCGCCAAGAATTTTCTTAAAAATTATTTCAAACACGAAAATTTCTCCAGTTTCGTTCGTCAGCTCAATACATAT GGATTTCACAAAATAAATCCTGACAAATGGGAGTTTGCTAATGAATATTTTCGAAAAGATCAATATTATCTTCTTAGTAATATTCGCCGCAAGAAAACTGTTCACCGTCACTCTCGTGGAGAAGTAGAAAGGTCTGCATTTGAAAAAGAAATTGAGAAACTTTCTAATGAAAAGGCCTCAATTGAATTAGATATTTCTAACTTCAAGCAGAAGATGCCAACTAAAAAGCTTCATGTCGAAAATCTAATGCAAAGTTTAGAAGCATTGGAGAAAAGGCATAATAATCTGAAGAACTCATTTGAAATGATTCTTCAAAATCCTACATTGGTTGAAAAAATGAATAACAAAATTGAGTTCATTTTTTCCTTAAGGTTTTCCAATAAAAGACCTTTTCCTGATGTTGCTGAAAATGCTTTTGTTGAGATTGATAGCTACAATGGAGCTCTGAAAGTTGGAAATAGTATGACTGATAATGATAGCAACTTGGGGTTGATGGAAGTTGGAAATGATTTTACTGACATTGATACcaattatgaatttttgaattttgaaGATATTTTTGATGAGAATGGTAACAACTTTGAATCTATGGAAGAGGGAGAAAATGCACATCGTAAGGTTATGGAAAGAAACGCAAACAACAACAACTTTTGA